TTCTGTTTGAAAACTTGATTGTGAGTGGGAGCTATAGTTTCTTGATTAGAAAGTTGCTctcttttacattttaattatagtaGCTAGGATGGACCTTCATTGAAGGAAAGCAATTTATGTTGCATCATTTAGGTACTGTTATAAAGCTTCAACTATAATGTAAAATATCACCCAATTTTGCCTAATATTAAGATCAAAACagaattttcatgtctttttAGTGGTCATGAACTTCTACTTATTTGGCAGTGCAACTCAAATTTCTGTTTTGCATTGCAAACTCTATTATCAGAATAATTATGTTGGGAGTTGAGTGGTATAGCTTCTCATCTATTATGGTTTGGACCTTTTATGGCAGATATTGGTGCACAGACCccctttttctatattttctacCAAGAAAAGTGTTAGGGAAAAAACAAGCATGTATATATGTCAAGGGACACTGCTAACGATATGTGTCGAGACTTGAGTTCTAAGCCCGTACGGTTCTTAAACCCGAGGATGAGGCCCACGGACCGTAACATCGGATTGATCACATTAGAGATTTTGTTTCACCCAATGCATTTGACAGAAAAACAACTAGGAAAGAAAAAGGTGCATGATCTTTAAGAGTCACAACATTTTCATGGTAACCAATTTTCATTGCAGGTAGAGTTTCAGCTGCAACTCTAACTTCTCAAATCCCACACTATAAAATCCAACCACATTTTCTGGTTTCGTTAATTTGAGACGTATGCTTCCGACGGtttttgttaataaagaagTGAAAATGCTTTCGGATTCATTGCTGATTTTCTTAGCCAGCTCAGTTCTGTGGGCAACACAAGGGGTAGTCATTCATGCAGCTGGTGGTAGCTCAGAATACTATGAACCAGATCCCTTCACATGCAACCGTTATCCAGACTTTCCTAACGCAACACAGTCACTGGTGCCGCCACCTCAGTTTCCGTTCTTTCCTCTTACCAATGGATCTCCACCTTTTGCAATGCTTTCCACTTATTCTGCTGAGCCTACTGAAATTCAGTCATGTGAGTCACAGTTGCAGTCTGTTGAAGCTTGCTTCCAAGACCTTGTCAATGTGTTTTTGACTAACGAGCTGAACGTTGGACCAGCATGTTGCAAATCAATAACAGCGATCAAACAAGGTTGCTTGGATAGCTTATTTCCACCCTTCGTTGTTGACTTATTTGGCCTTTACATCAAGGAACTTTGTTCTGCTGCTCCATCTCTTGCACTTTTTTCCTAGGATTTTTTATCTCTAGGGATAAACATCCATTTACAGTGTACCTTTAAAGGTTTGAATAAAGCTTCTTTGGTCCAGTGCTTTAATGGTATCCTACAAAGAGAGGATTGTGGTTACCATAACAAGCAACctccttttttttatgaaagaagAAAGCTCTAATATTAAAAATGGGGTTTGGGGATTTCTTGAAATAGAAACAGAGTGAGCAAAACACATTGGGTCCATTTTTAGATTGTCCAAATACGCTTGTTCATTGCTTGATTACCACTCCTAGTTTACTCCTGCATATTTTAACATTAGACGTCATTAACACCATTTTaaagattaaacaaatcttaattgtcataaaaaataataaaaagggataaaaaagaaatgaaaatagcAAGACATACCTTGAGAGATGGGAATCAGGAAGCACGTCAACCGGCGAAGGAAGCGTTTGATAATGAAGAAAGCCGGTTCTGGGTAGAGGAAGCTCCGGCAAACGTGGCAGAGATATGTGCGGCGGATAGGTGGTGGACTGACCGACCAGACTAATTGCAAGTTCGAATTGGTTCGAGGAGAAGCAGCTGGGTAGATGGAACTGATGAAACGGGCGCTGGAATGAAGATGAGATGCTTCCTGTTGGTGCGATGAAGCTTGGACGGAGGTTGCAAGGATTTCCCTTTTGCTGGTTCACGATTAGAATGTAAGGGGATTTTCCAAATGAATAATGAAGCTTTGGGAAAGGGGAACACTGTGTATTTTGGTTTTTGGTAAAGCTGTGTGCTTGACTGCTACATAATTTATCTGTTCCTATTTTCTTAGATGTAGATGATGGCAAGGTGAGTCAACAGGGGTTGATTGGCGTACATCAGCACTTGGGATTGAGCTATATTATCATTTTCGTTcatattgttactattttaataatcttaAATCAGccttaatttggttttaaaaaatctaaaaagttgttactaaaaattaaaaaatcaattggcTCTCAaatatataaggaaaataataattaagccatttcattaattgaaattgttatTGATTGACTAGATGTTGTTgtgaataataaaaacaatggGAAGTTGACATGTTGACATACcaattaaaaatacttaaaacacATTGTCATAATGAACCTGGACAAGCTAACGTCTTGTGTTTATATGAATTTGGACattcatattaataaattaattttgaatgtggtttaaaatattataaaataatttattagaacagtaaataatataattgttaaaaatttaaaataggatCATGAGTATAATtggagaattttttttcttcactaGTTAATTCGGCTTGAAGACTtgaacattttctatttttgatatttaatttttttattatcaaaagtAATAATTAAGCTATGATTTCATCACAGAAGTTGTCCTAACCGTAGtcaataattttgtaataattttttacaatattaTGAACTACATCCATAATAAATTTGAACAAATTTAGGATAAATATGGATATCCATGTGGCCAAGTCCAGCTATATCTGCATGCTTATCCACATAGCATGACTTCTCATTGCATTCATCGATGGTAATTTCTATTAATGCAAaggtataattaattttttttatggtaGTGATCTTTCAATTGAGTACAATTCTTTTCAAAGAgctcaattaattattttaactaaaagaCCCTAAAAGAAATCTGCTACGACAATCACTTTGAATTGAAGGAACGGCCAAGTCCGTGCTATAAAGAAACTCTCCAACTAGTTTGAAAAAATAAGACACGGACACCATTTCTGGCAATAGTTCTGCTAATGTTGTTGACAAAAGCTTTAAGAAGTATTGATCTCTGGTCAGCAGCCACGCCACTAACACTGACCCATCTCTCTCTAAATATATGCATTTGCGTGTTACACTCAAAACTATGCcgaagtctaagcaatgcttgagaatcctttttccttttcttttttttattttttcaataatttgtaTACACATTGAAACAAATTGTTGGTAGCAAGCAAGATTAAACAAAGctgtcaaaaaaaaatctagaacAAAATTTGGGGCCAAAAAGCCAAATTTCTACACATTATACACACCCAATTTGGGTACCAGCCTATTTGCACATCACACATTCAATTCTTCAAGGACCATGGACACAATGCGACGGATTCCGATCACCTTGAATGACCAACAATAACCATTTACAAGTGCTCCATTCATAATGAGGCAAAGCAACACTTCACTTTGGTAAGAATGTCTATCTGAAAGTAACAGAGAAAGGTCTAGCCGATTGCACCTTAGGTGTGAACAAGGAGGATCCAATCTGTTGGATAACACGTTAGTAACAATTCATTATCAATCCGTTGAGTGCGACTCAGCAAACTCTATGAGCCTCTGCTTAAGGTTCTGCAATAAGGAAGAAACTCTTGAGTTACTAATCATAAGAAAAGAGGAGATAGTGAGATTAACTGACGGTACTATCAATCACCTTCAGTTCTTGATGAAgcacaataaatatttttttcagtCTTTTATGTCTCTGCCAATAGAAACAGTAATTGAGTCAGAACATAAATCCTACagcaattttttcaaattttcaattaaaagaTGGACACTAGCAACATTTCAGAAGCCAGGCATATTACAGATAGAAACCTTCAGCATCCATGCATTTCTAAATGATACAAGTACTGAGATTTTCATACACAGATGCAAAGCACTGGATACTGTTGGAGACCTACcacaataatttctttttaatatccAATTATCACTATATGCATAACTTCTTCCagacaataaaataatgaaGTAATTTTGCCACTAGTAGACAAATCTTATCCCTCGATCTTATTCTGCTCTACTCTAAACACCCTGCTTAAATGAGAAATTACTGTTCACTGCTATTTATCAACTAATTAAACAACGATAAGGAGGTCAGAGTCATATTGCAGAACCATACTTTTAAATAGGCATCAATACCTAAACTTGATAATAAACCGAAATTCAATATATGAGGCAAGAGTAGTGAAATGAAATCTCTCGAGAGGATTCCATGTCTTAAACCATTCCACCCTCAATAAGAGAACATATACCACAGAAATTAGAGAGAAATATCTACCATTCCACATTGGTGATAAGACTCCTTCAATTGGTCCAAGGTCTTGTAATATTTCTCCTTGTCCCTATCTTTCGAATATTCAAGGTCCTTACCCAGCTTTTCAAATTCATTCCTATATGTGAGAGGTTAGTTCATTAAACACAAAGTCCACCAAACCtcataaaagagaaagaattcTGAAGTCCGAACAATACCTGTAGGTCTGTAGGGTCTTGTCCAAGTCCTCGTAAGATTCATATTTTTCACGAAATTCATTCACATACTCTTCATACCTAGCAAGTAAAATAGAAGTTCGAATTAGATGGCACAGTCCTCTAAATTTCAACACAGCTACCACattctaaatttaacaaatgcATCTACAACTATGACTACTTACTGAGATGAATCCTTAATGGGACCTCTGCGCTCTGGTTCATCTTTTTCATACTTAAAATAAGGCAAACAGTCTTCATCAGAAGAAGACCCCCTTTTCTTTCGACCATTTACATTGCCCTCTTTCAAAACTGCATCCTTACGTGAATCAGTCATATCCGCCATTTTATTAGACGTTGGTATCTTACTTTCCTTTATGAACTGAGACACTGATCCTCGTTTGGATTCCTGCTGTTGTGGTGCACTAGTCGGTGCTTTCTTATGGCTTTCACCAAAATCCTCCAGGACAACTCCCAGTTTTGCGCCAATTTCTGTTTGTTTGGTTTTACTGTTATCTGCCAATCTGTTAAACTGTGACCCAACTTCTGGACGGTCAAACCTTGACAGCTGTTGCTGTTGAGACTGAACAACCTTATGATGCGATCTGGATGAATCTTCAACATGATGTTCTGGGGTTCTTTTAAGCCCACTTAGATTAGGTGAAGGTGGTTTTCCCGAATCCCAGTTTGTCTTCCCAGCAGGTTTTCCCCTGCTTAGTCTACTACCTGACTGTTTAAAGGAACCTTTCTTCTCAAATTGCTTCTTTACAGGAGTTTCATCAATCAGCGGCTCACGAATCTCACCCAACTCCAAGTGTGAAAGCTCTCGTTGAAGAACATTGCTTTTCCCATTAGCTGGATATCTATCTTCATTAACCTTGCTGTTATCCTTCGGGGAAGAATTAATATAAGTGCCAGAATTTTGTCCAGAATCCTTGGGCTTTCCAAAAGTTTCACCATGTTTCCTGTGGTGGAAATCAGAAGGTACAGCATTTTTACCTccaatatttttagtatttgttGATAACTTCTTTTCCTTCATTACACCATCCTCATTTTGGGCGTCCCTAgtagggttttctttttgaatgaTATAACCTTCATGCACATTCTTCTCAGCAAACTTACTACCATGTCCCGAGCTCTCAGTATGTTTCAAAGGCCTTTCAGCCGTATTAACAGCTTTACCCCGAGCACCTTGATCAGATGATCTACGACCTGATTGATGAAAATCTGTACTAGATTTTTGGGGAAACACCAGAATGTATCCTTTTTGAGAGTCAGCATGCTCCCTATCACCTTTATTTGAGCTTTGGTAAGACTCATCTACAGATCTGCTACTCGCAAACAACTCGGCATCTCTACTCCCAGAAACAGGTGGTTGAGACATGCTTTCAGACTTCAATCTTTTAGAACGCTCAGATTTCTCATCAATGTGCGTCAGATCAGATCCCCTTTTAGATTTCGCTTTGCCAGACTTCTCTGGGTAATTAGATTGTTCATTCCTGACGCTATTCTTGACGATGTTTTCTGTGTCATCAAACAAATTTCCTATGAAATTTTGGCGCTCCTGGAATTCATCAAGATCAGATGAAGAGGGTTTCGTTCCTTCCTCATGTTTCTCACCTTCTTTGTTAGAATTGGCAGCCATTCCAATTTCCTGTTCATCTTCAGGCAAGTCTTTTTCTATGTCAACAGCATCTGATCCAGGACCCTCGATATCAACAGCATAAGATCCATCATCATCTTGATTTCCATCCATTCCGTTATGCAGAGACATGTCATGTTCAGCTTGCCATGGTATAGGTGAAGTCAAAAGTCCAGGTTCAGAGGTCAGCATATCCTGCTTTGTCTCTTTGTCATCGTCACTTGTCATTATATC
This sequence is a window from Gossypium raimondii isolate GPD5lz chromosome 5, ASM2569854v1, whole genome shotgun sequence. Protein-coding genes within it:
- the LOC105769347 gene encoding uncharacterized protein LOC105769347; this translates as MYGGSSKLGRGGGGGRGGGGPRNRSFPPPPPQRPSSATQSGRLSLGSAPRNRPGIGGGSGPAPSVEESFSLVSGNNPLAFAMIIRLAPDLVEEIRRLEAQGETARIKFDSIPTHPTGNVIDVGGKEFRFTWSPEFGDLCDIYEERQMGEDGNGLLVESGCAWRKLNVQRVLDESTTNHVKMRSEEFERKLKSRKAIILDHGNPSMKNQIKQMVAAEASPWKSHFKKMELALKKRNDTPQAAAGGPPKSGYRPGLVSAATAKGRRSSSPLPSPLERSDAAVSPSGLGNTTKTHAGSEDVMPSLVKSKESISSSDKEIPSRASSAGREMQERRGNFGPKPTDLQSLLISLLKENPKGMSLKALEKAVGDTIPNSARKIEPILKKIATFHAPGRYFLKPGVELESLKKSSSESGSSPEGNRHEAPAPEENQDQTLAPVSFLAEKTDEVEEQTHLDSKLTVASDPMEQIDIQQLSPDLGGERKASDNSEGQANSASDSGSDSDSDSDSSDSGSDSGSHSRSRSRSASPAASGSGSSSDSETDASSNSKEGSDEDVDIMTSDDDKETKQDMLTSEPGLLTSPIPWQAEHDMSLHNGMDGNQDDDGSYAVDIEGPGSDAVDIEKDLPEDEQEIGMAANSNKEGEKHEEGTKPSSSDLDEFQERQNFIGNLFDDTENIVKNSVRNEQSNYPEKSGKAKSKRGSDLTHIDEKSERSKRLKSESMSQPPVSGSRDAELFASSRSVDESYQSSNKGDREHADSQKGYILVFPQKSSTDFHQSGRRSSDQGARGKAVNTAERPLKHTESSGHGSKFAEKNVHEGYIIQKENPTRDAQNEDGVMKEKKLSTNTKNIGGKNAVPSDFHHRKHGETFGKPKDSGQNSGTYINSSPKDNSKVNEDRYPANGKSNVLQRELSHLELGEIREPLIDETPVKKQFEKKGSFKQSGSRLSRGKPAGKTNWDSGKPPSPNLSGLKRTPEHHVEDSSRSHHKVVQSQQQQLSRFDRPEVGSQFNRLADNSKTKQTEIGAKLGVVLEDFGESHKKAPTSAPQQQESKRGSVSQFIKESKIPTSNKMADMTDSRKDAVLKEGNVNGRKKRGSSSDEDCLPYFKYEKDEPERRGPIKDSSQYEEYVNEFREKYESYEDLDKTLQTYRNEFEKLGKDLEYSKDRDKEKYYKTLDQLKESYHQCGMRHKRLKKIFIVLHQELKNLKQRLIEFAESHSTD